The Bubalus kerabau isolate K-KA32 ecotype Philippines breed swamp buffalo chromosome 8, PCC_UOA_SB_1v2, whole genome shotgun sequence genomic sequence GGCCAGTGTTCACCATACAATCAGCTTGGCCTTTTCTGGCCCTCAGACAGGGGAGGTTTACATATATTTGGGGCTGTAACTGTGGGCCTAAAAACCACCTTCAGgctaaataaggaaaaagaatgaagggtGATTCATTTGCAGCGTTTtggtaaatatatttacatagcgTGTATGTTTGCAAATACCTGGTCTTTGCAAAGATTTTTCTGGACACAAATTAGCATATTTGGTAGAACAAATGTGACTTTGCctcccaagaaaaaaaaactctgacTAGCTTTTTCACCCATGCAGAAGGGCAACAGTTCCCAGGCTGTGAGTGCCTCATCTGGTGTAAACCCCATGAAGTCTTGGAAGTCAAACATTTTCCAAAGCAGTAACACTAATACAGTCTCCACTGACCCCAAATTTAGGAATTAATCTCAGACAtacgcacagagtcagacacgactgaagcgacttagcagcagcagcagcagcataccatgtTCAAGATACAGACCTCAAGTCCAGATAGCTCTATTTAGAAAATTCTGGAGCAGGAGAGCTCAGCCACTCAGAATACTGCACCATATTGGCTGTGGCCTCAAGCCCACTGATTTAAAAATCTTGCCCTCTCCATACCCGCCCCCAAATCCACTCATTTGCATGCACAGATGAGGCCATGCAAGAGCTGCCTTCATACCCAATGCCCTTGCTTGTTCTTATCCTCACCTGTTCTCCAGGAGCGTCATGCACACCACCTCTCGCACCCCGGGGTTGTTGGCCTTCTCCACCGAACAGCCCTGCAAGTTCCAGGTGGCCAGCCTCAGCACAGGCCGCCCGTCCCTCGTGCCCCCAAAGGCCTCCACCGAGGGCCTCGTGGAGATGATCTGCGTGGGCCCCCCAGGCGGCAGGTCTAGGTCTTCACTCTGCAAGCTTAGCgaggtggggctggggtgaggCTTGGCGGTGAAGGTCAGACCGCCGTTGGTGTGGGTGGACGGAGGCCTGGACCTCTCGGCAAACACCTGGTGCCGTATCCTGTCCAGGAAGGCGGCATTGATCCCGCCCATCCTCACCAGGTCCTCGACGCTGCGGAAGGGCCCATGTTCACGGCGGTAGTCCACGATGCTGACGGCCATCTTCTCCGTGAGGCCCCGCACGCTCATGAGCTGAGCCGGGGTGGCTGTGTTGATGTTGACACGCGGGGTGAGGGGCACGGCAGCGGCGGTGGCCAGGTGGTGAGGCTGCTGCTCTGCCATCAAGTCCCTCCTCAGGGAGCTGGGGGAGTGCTGCGCCGAGCTGCCCTTGCTGCTCACGCAGATCTCAAACTTGACCTGCTCCAGTTTGGTGGCACCCACGCCACTGACCAGTGCCAGGTCCTCCACTTTCTTGAAGCCACCGATGTACTCGCGGTACTCCACAATGCTCCGTGCCACCGCGCGCGTCACCCCCGGCAGggtcatcagctcctcctccgtGGCGGTGTTGATGTTAAGTCTCTCCTGGTTGACCAGGATGTTGCTGAAGTTGCAGGCTGCGCTGAACTTGCGACTATGGGACAGGTCCGAGGGGTCCCGGGGGATGGAGCGGTGGCAGCCCAGGGTGCTCCCCATGGCAGGATCAGGAGTCCAGGAAGCCTTTTGGCTAGGGAGGAAGCCCAGTAGACCTCACAGGCACAGAGGGAAGGTGCAGGATTCAGGGCATGAAATGGTTACCTAGACAAACATTAAATAACCTGCCCCGAGTGTCCAAAACTACCTTTCACTTGGCCACCtggaaaacaaataaacacaaatcGATTGAATCAGTTAATCAGTTTGCATTAGCACTCCCTACCTACAGCTTGGATTCTTAGCCAGGAGTCCAGGGCTGATGTCTGTCTGTGAACCTTAGGAAACACACACAAGGGGGCTGTCCCATGAGGATTTACCTCTAGTGAAGCCCAATTTTTATCACGTTAGGGTCAAAAAACGCTATAAGCAGCTTCTCCTGGAAGGAGACCTATACCCACCAGCCTACTACACCTCTCCTCCTTGCCTCTCAACTCTTTCAGCACTGGGGCCATCTCCCCGCCTCCAGTCGCTTCCATTTAAACTCTCAGGCAAAAGGGAGTGGGCATCCCCACGCCCCCGGCTCCTGACACTCAGCACCACCAGCAACTTTGAAATTCCATCCTCACTAATGCGGGCACGGAGAAAGGGTTTATCATCCTCTACCAGAGTTGGCGCCGTTCCTAGCGCCCCACCTCTCAGCTGCTCCTTTGGGGCGTCCTCCTTCCACCTGCGGCTCCGAAGCCTGAGCCCAGCCCAGGACAGCGCCGGCGCAGGTGCTGATCAGCGGCTGGCCGCGGGATCCCTCCCACGCCACCTCGGACCGCGCGTCCCAGCTGTttctgctggagaaaactcttgagtgcCTCCCAGAACCGGCAGGAGCTGCAGGGCTTCGCGGAGGCGGCAGCGGCAGTGAAATCCGGACGCTGCGGCTGCACCAAGACTGGCGGCGCTGCCGCAGTTGCGTTCATCCAAACGAAAAGTCCTTCTCCCGACTCGGACGCGGTATCCGCAAGAACCGGGTCCAGAGCCCAGCACCAAAGCCACAGCCGCCGATCGCCGTCTGTGTCAAAGCCGAAGTCCCGGCCGCCAGGCCCGCGCCTCCTCCCGCACTACGGCCACGCCTCCTCGCGAGCTCCAACCCCTCCTCCGGACTCCGAGGGCACGTGGGGGCGGGGCCGGAGCTCTAGCCCGGACAACGGGGCTTCAAACCCGAGAACGCGAGGCGGGCCCTGATGTTCAGGAGGCGGGGCCGCGGGGCGCGGGGGCGGTGCCAGGACGCGAGGTGGTTGGAATGCAAGGCCCAAGAGTGTGAGAGGCGGGGCTATGCTGCGAGAGGACTGGCCCCAGCGTGAAGAGGTGGTGATGGAACCCCGAAAGCAGAAGCAGGGCCTGGGCGGAAGGGGGCGGGCCCCGTGAGCATGGAGGCGGGGCTGACGCCACCCTTGCAGCGGCGGGTCACCCGAAGGCTGTTCTCCGGTCCGCTGCCCCTGAGCTCGGGTTGCTACCGGGGATCAAAGGCTGGCTGTATGGCATAGAGGGTTTTTAGTCTCGCCCGAGGCGGGACTCTCCCGACAGCTTTTCGGTGGGCTGCAGCTAGGGGTGCGGCAAACGCTACCGGGCCGTCAGCCCAAATTTAGTCCGTCTTtgg encodes the following:
- the EEPD1 gene encoding endonuclease/exonuclease/phosphatase family domain-containing protein 1, which translates into the protein MGSTLGCHRSIPRDPSDLSHSRKFSAACNFSNILVNQERLNINTATEEELMTLPGVTRAVARSIVEYREYIGGFKKVEDLALVSGVGATKLEQVKFEICVSSKGSSAQHSPSSLRRDLMAEQQPHHLATAAAVPLTPRVNINTATPAQLMSVRGLTEKMAVSIVDYRREHGPFRSVEDLVRMGGINAAFLDRIRHQVFAERSRPPSTHTNGGLTFTAKPHPSPTSLSLQSEDLDLPPGGPTQIISTRPSVEAFGGTRDGRPVLRLATWNLQGCSVEKANNPGVREVVCMTLLENSIKLLAVQELLDREALEKFCVELNQPILPNIRKWKGPRGCWKAVVSETPSTQLQKGAGFAGFLWDTAAGVELRDAAWQESSPGNGHGKPVGPSPYLARFKVGSHDLTLVNLHLATLTLPGGENLSKNHSDSHRWASFTQTLQETLKGEKDVIVLGDFGQGPDSSDYDILRKEKFHHLIPAHTFTNISTKNPQGSKTLDNIWISKSLKKVFTGHWAVVREGLTNPWIPDNWSWGGVASEHCPVLAEFYTEKDWTRKEGPRSGNGLTLERSEANIKHER